A stretch of Henckelia pumila isolate YLH828 chromosome 4, ASM3356847v2, whole genome shotgun sequence DNA encodes these proteins:
- the LOC140862343 gene encoding uncharacterized protein, with translation MASRRGNNNNNNNNNNNNNNHADFEPNNQNNQNNQFLAGLTTLLQDHSRNQGSQIQKLLQDQATNAGNNRVGMVQNPIYKLFLELGPPEFKGETDPLVTEQWFQAMESAFEFMQVTDTDRVRFATYMFRDDARIWWNGAKAALNLTTLSWNGFKDVFYGKYFTVSTRTRLAREFLELRQDNMSIVEYVKKFERGRYFVPMISGDPVEELKHFGEGLSASIRRDVRVSGAATYKDVVDQAMLSEKDGNDIIKESQTKRTSYQVLCPKCGKPHSSQCLQGKGVCYLCKKPGHFSREFPQSKEPVKGRVFAMTHDQVDPNSAIVTGMVNVSNIPAHILIDTGATHSCISVDFVNKLGVKPDKSVSGFSVSLPSGEELSSNLIIRECSIQMQGHELHVDIIVLNMVDFDVIIGMDWLSRHEATMDCFIENVNCDQELPRPKLEEVEVVRDFPEVFPKDIAGLPLVREEEFGIELMPGTQPISKAPYRLAPTEIKELKKQLQELLDKGFIRPSLQGAVVFSKIDLRSSYHQLKIAFLLHLVSAKGIEVDPSKIEAIKNWATPKNATEIRSFLGLAGYYRRFIQDFSKIALPLTSLTRKSAKFEWSDQCEKSFLELKEKLMTTPVLAIPEGSGRFVIYTNASKCGLGVFLMQDGKVIAYASRQLKIHEKNYPTQDLELAAVVFALKLWRNYLYDEAKGGVLYIVKDGIAHHKGRMWVPAVDSPREEVMTEAHTVPYSIHPGSTKMFKDLQKLYWWPGNEDDNYAYVDEFIPDMRRSQESSRREMHECVCVEFNGTEYYYV, from the exons ATGGCTTCTCGTAGgggaaacaacaacaacaacaacaacaacaacaacaacaacaacaaccatGCCGACTTCGAGCCAAATAATCAGAACAATCAGAACAACCAATTCTTGGCGGGATTAACTACTTTGCTACAAGATCATAGTCGTAATCAAGGATCACAAATTCAAAAGCTTCTCCAAGACCAAGCGACCAATGCTGGTAATAATCGTGTCGGAATGGTTCAGAACCCAATCTACAAACTGTTCTTGGAATTAGGACCACCTGAGTTCAAAGGAGAAACTGATCCTTTAGTGACTGAACAATGGTTTCAGGCTATGGAGTCTGCCTTTGAATTTATGCAGGTCACAGACACGGACCGTGTGAGGTTTGCCACCTACATGTTCCGAGATGATGCCCGAATATGGTGGAATGGAGCCAAAGCTGCATTAAATCTAACAACTTTgtcttggaatggattcaaggatgtattctatgggaaatattttacGGTAAGTACCAGGACAAGATTGGCAAGAGAATTCTTGGAGCTTCGCCAAGACAACATGTCTATTGTTGAGTATGTGAAAAAGTTTGAAAGAGGAAGGTACTTTGTTCCTATGATTTCAGGGGACCCAGTTGAGGAATTAAAACACTTCGGTGAAGGATTGAGCGCCTCCATTCGTCGAGATGTAAGGGTAAGTGGGGCTGCCACTTACAAGGATGTTGTGGATCAAGCTATGTTGTCTGAAAAAGACGGAAACGATATAATCAAAGAGTCTCAAACAAAGAGGACCAGCTACCAAG TATTGTGTCCAAAATGTGGGAAGCCTCATTCAAGCCAGTGTTTGCAAGGAAAAGGCGTGTGTTACCTTTGCAAAAAGCCGGGACATTTTTCAAGGGAGTTTCCTCAATCAAAAGAACCAGTCAAAGGCCGAGTCTTTGCAATGACACACGACCAAGTGGACCCGAACTCCGCCATAGTCACAGGTATGGTTAATGTTTCCAATATTCCTGCTCatattttaattgatactggagccaCACATTCCTGCATATCTGTTGATTTTGTGAATAAATTGGGAGTGAAACCGGATAAGTCAGTTTCGGGTTTTAGTGTATCCTTGCCTTCAGGAGAAGAATTGAGTAGTAACTTGATTATCAGAGAATGCAGTATACAGATGCAGGGTCATGAGTTACATGTTGATATTATTGTCCTAAATATGGTTGACTTCGACGTGATAATTgggatggattggttgtctCGACACGAGGCTACCATGGACT GTTTTATAGAAAATGTAAATTGTGATCAAGAATTACCCCGACCAAAACTTGAAGAAGTTGAGGTAGTGAGAGATTTCCCTGAAGTATTCCCTAAGGATATTGCGGGATTACCTCTAGTTAGGGAAGAAGAATTTGGGATTGAGTTGATGCCCGGAACCCAACCAATTTCCAAAGCACCGTACAGGTTAGCACCAACTGAAATAAAAGAATTGAAGAAGCAGTTACAAGAGCTACTCGATAAAGGCTTCATCAGACcaagt ttgcaagggGCAGTGGTGTTCTCTAAGATCGATTTGAGATCGAGCTACCACCAGTTAAAG ATTGCATTTTTGTTACACTTAGTTTCAGCGAAGGGAATAGAGGTTGATCCGTCAAAAATAGAGGCAATTAAAAATTGGGCCACTCCAAAGAATGCTacagagatacggagttttTTGGGATTAGCGGGCTACTATAGGAGATTCATTCAGGATTTCTCCAAGATAGCGCTGCCACTAACGTCATTAACTCGCAAAAGTGCGAAGTTTGAATGGTCTGATCAGTGTGAGAAAAGCTTTCTGGAGTTGAAGGAAAAGTTGATGACAACACCAGTGCTAGCCATACCAGAAGGCTCAGGTCGATTCGTAATTTATACAAATGCTTCCAAGTGTGGATTAGGGGTTTTTTTGATGCAAGATGGAAAGGTAATAGCATATGCTTCAcgacagctgaagattcatgaaaagAATTACCCTACCCAAGACCTTGAATTGGCAGCAGTTGTCTTCGCATTGAAACTGTGGAGaaattatctttatg ATGAAGCCAAAGGTGGTGTATTGTATATAGTGAAGGATGGGATCGCACATCACAAAGGGCGAATGTGGGTACCAGCAGTAGATTCACCGAGGGAAGAGGTGATGACTGAGGCTCACACTGTGCCGTATTCTATTCACCCAGGGAGTACAAAGATGTTCAAGGATTTACAGAAACTATActggtggccag gtaatgaggatgacaATTATGCATACGTCGATGAGTTTATTCCGGACATGAGGAGGAGCCAAGAGTCGAGCCGGCGAgagatgcatgagtgtgtttgTGTTGAGTTTAATGGAActgaatattattatgtttga